The following coding sequences lie in one Brevibacterium marinum genomic window:
- a CDS encoding fumarylacetoacetate hydrolase family protein — translation MLDETTIAAIADDLAQAEKNRSKIGLLTAAYPDMSVEDSYAVQNEWRRRGEASGRRLIGHKIGLTSKPMQQATGITEPDYGAIFADQVYDTGAVIDHSRYSGVRVEVELAFVLRDELRGPDINLIDVLRATEYVVPALEVLSSRIEMEGRTIVDTISDNAALGAMVLGGSPVAVDAVDLRRVGALLYRNESVEDSGLAAAVLDHPARGIVWLANKLAEHGDVLQAGETVLAGSFTRPMWVSPGDTVHADYGDLGVITCRFT, via the coding sequence ATGCTCGATGAGACAACGATCGCGGCGATCGCCGACGATCTCGCACAGGCAGAGAAGAACCGTTCGAAGATCGGCCTGCTCACTGCCGCATACCCCGACATGAGCGTCGAGGACTCCTACGCCGTGCAGAACGAATGGCGTCGCCGCGGCGAGGCTTCGGGGCGGAGGCTGATCGGCCACAAGATCGGGCTGACCTCGAAGCCGATGCAGCAGGCCACGGGAATCACGGAACCCGACTACGGAGCGATCTTCGCCGACCAGGTCTATGACACCGGGGCGGTCATCGACCACTCCCGATACTCCGGCGTGCGCGTCGAGGTCGAGCTCGCCTTCGTCCTCAGGGACGAACTGCGCGGGCCAGACATCAACCTCATCGACGTGCTGCGCGCCACCGAATACGTGGTGCCCGCGCTCGAGGTGCTGTCCTCGCGGATCGAGATGGAGGGCCGGACCATCGTCGATACGATCTCCGACAATGCCGCGCTGGGGGCCATGGTCCTCGGCGGCAGCCCGGTGGCCGTCGACGCCGTCGATCTGCGTCGGGTCGGTGCTCTGCTCTACCGCAACGAGTCCGTGGAGGACTCCGGCCTCGCCGCCGCAGTCCTCGACCATCCGGCCCGCGGCATCGTGTGGCTGGCGAACAAGCTGGCCGAACACGGCGACGTCCTCCAGGCCGGCGAAACCGTCCTGGCCGGGTCCTTCACCCGCCCCATGTGGGTGAGCCCGGGCGACACCGTCCATGCCGACTACGGAGACCTGGGAGTCATCACATGCCGTTTCACCTAG
- the hpaD gene encoding 3,4-dihydroxyphenylacetate 2,3-dioxygenase, with amino-acid sequence MTDLIPTPTVPAPDVLRCAYMELVVTDLKKSRDFYVDVLDLQVTEEDETTVYLRSMEEFIHHNLILRQGPVAAAAAFSYRVRTPEDVDAAEAYYRELGCPVVRKKDGFVTGIGDSVRVQDPLGFPYEFFYDVDHVERLAWRYDLYAPGALVRIDHFNQVTPDVPKAVDYMEKLGFRVTEDIQDDEGTVYAAWMRRKPTVHDTAMTGGDGPRMHHVAFATHEKHNILAICDKLGALRLSDAIERGPGRHGVSNAFYLYLRDPDGHRIEIYTQDYYTGDPDNPRVTWDVHDNQRRDWWGNPVVPSWYTDASTVLDLDGNPVPLSQRTDDSEMDVTIGADGFSYTRRENADSSFGEHSGANDGEDEFKLGHQL; translated from the coding sequence ATGACTGATCTGATACCGACTCCGACCGTTCCGGCGCCGGACGTGCTCCGGTGCGCCTATATGGAACTCGTCGTCACCGATCTCAAGAAGTCCCGCGACTTCTACGTCGATGTCCTCGACCTCCAGGTCACCGAGGAGGACGAGACAACCGTCTACCTGCGGTCGATGGAGGAGTTCATCCACCACAACCTCATCCTCCGCCAGGGCCCCGTGGCCGCGGCTGCCGCGTTCTCCTACCGCGTGCGCACCCCCGAAGACGTCGACGCCGCCGAGGCGTACTACCGTGAGCTCGGCTGCCCGGTCGTGCGGAAGAAGGACGGATTCGTCACCGGCATCGGTGATTCGGTGCGCGTCCAGGACCCTTTGGGCTTCCCCTACGAGTTCTTCTACGACGTCGACCACGTCGAGCGTCTGGCCTGGCGCTACGACCTGTACGCGCCCGGCGCACTCGTGCGCATCGACCACTTCAACCAGGTCACCCCGGACGTGCCGAAGGCCGTCGACTACATGGAGAAGCTGGGCTTCCGCGTCACCGAGGACATCCAGGACGACGAAGGTACTGTCTACGCGGCCTGGATGCGCCGCAAACCGACCGTGCACGACACCGCGATGACCGGCGGCGACGGGCCGCGCATGCACCACGTCGCCTTCGCCACCCACGAAAAGCACAACATCCTGGCCATCTGCGACAAGCTCGGTGCACTGCGTCTGTCCGACGCCATCGAACGCGGGCCGGGGCGGCACGGAGTCTCGAACGCCTTCTACCTCTACCTGCGTGACCCCGACGGCCACCGCATCGAGATCTACACCCAGGACTACTACACGGGCGACCCCGACAACCCGCGCGTGACCTGGGACGTCCACGACAACCAGCGCCGCGACTGGTGGGGCAACCCCGTCGTTCCGTCCTGGTACACTGACGCCTCCACGGTCCTCGACCTCGACGGAAATCCGGTGCCGTTGTCGCAGCGCACCGACGATTCCGAAATGGACGTCACGATCGGTGCCGACGGATTCTCCTACACCAGACGTGAGAACGCCGACAGCAGCTTCGGGGAGCACTCCGGCGCGAACGACGGAGAAGACGAGTTCAAGCTGGGCCACCAGCTCTGA